The proteins below come from a single Archangium lipolyticum genomic window:
- a CDS encoding alpha/beta hydrolase, giving the protein MKSKIAHPTFDPELAALLPALEGYVPVNMTPDRLEHFRALKMPTIEELIGDLPVKCVDYTIPGYQGVDIVVSVISRKDHHAPGPGIYNIHGGGMVMCNRFAAVYPLVDWAMKHDSVGVTVEYRLAPEHPDPTPVEDCYAGLEWMAKHARELMFDPDRLVIFGGSGGGGLAAGSTLLARDRKGPKLAGQLLQCPMIDDRNETVSSYQYQGTGIWDRTSNLTAWTAVLGNRRGSANVSPYAAPARATDLSGLPPTFIDVGAAEVFRDEAVAYASAIWAAGGTCELHVWGGAFHGFYDIAPQSQLAQACIAAREAWLARLLAR; this is encoded by the coding sequence CGGCCCTGGAGGGGTATGTGCCGGTCAACATGACTCCCGACCGCTTGGAGCATTTCCGGGCGTTGAAGATGCCGACCATCGAGGAGCTCATCGGCGACTTGCCCGTCAAATGCGTCGACTACACCATCCCCGGCTACCAAGGTGTCGACATCGTCGTGTCGGTGATCTCACGCAAGGATCACCACGCGCCCGGCCCCGGTATCTACAACATCCACGGGGGCGGCATGGTCATGTGCAACCGGTTCGCGGCGGTCTACCCGCTGGTGGACTGGGCCATGAAGCACGACTCGGTGGGCGTCACGGTTGAATACCGTCTGGCTCCCGAGCACCCCGACCCGACCCCCGTCGAGGACTGCTATGCCGGCCTCGAATGGATGGCGAAGCATGCCAGGGAATTGATGTTCGACCCCGACCGTCTGGTCATCTTCGGCGGCAGCGGAGGCGGCGGGCTCGCGGCGGGCTCCACGCTGCTGGCGCGCGACCGCAAGGGACCGAAGCTGGCCGGACAGTTGCTCCAGTGCCCGATGATCGATGACCGCAACGAGACGGTCTCCTCCTACCAGTACCAGGGCACCGGCATTTGGGACCGCACCAGCAACCTGACCGCCTGGACGGCGGTGCTCGGCAACCGGCGGGGCTCCGCCAACGTGTCTCCCTACGCCGCACCCGCTCGCGCCACGGACCTGAGCGGCCTGCCACCCACGTTCATCGACGTCGGTGCCGCCGAAGTGTTTCGTGACGAGGCCGTAGCCTACGCCAGCGCCATCTGGGCCGCGGGTGGCACCTGCGAGCTTCACGTCTGGGGCGGCGCCTTCCACGGGTTCTACGACATCGCACCCCAATCACAACTCGCCCAGGCCTGCATCGCCGCGCGCGAGGCCTGGCTCGCACGACTTCTGGCCCGCTGA
- a CDS encoding VOC family protein, producing MANVGSINFHCIIPDDANQSGQKFYAALFPTWRFRYQPPNQFWEITGPDGRTPQTAYLAIMTGPGTPRTPVQYYTVPSIDHSLARAIELGGKVVTGKTPVPGVGFFAELTDPLGNAFGLWEDSTKDGAAR from the coding sequence TGGGCTCGATCAACTTCCACTGCATCATCCCGGACGATGCGAATCAGTCGGGACAGAAGTTCTACGCGGCGCTATTTCCGACCTGGCGGTTTCGCTACCAGCCGCCGAACCAATTCTGGGAGATCACCGGCCCGGACGGCCGGACACCGCAGACCGCGTATCTGGCGATCATGACCGGCCCGGGGACACCGCGCACTCCGGTGCAGTACTACACCGTCCCTTCTATTGACCACTCGCTGGCGCGCGCCATCGAGCTCGGCGGCAAGGTCGTAACCGGAAAGACCCCAGTCCCCGGTGTCGGCTTCTTCGCCGAACTCACCGATCCGCTCGGCAATGCCTTCGGCCTATGGGAAGACAGCACGAAGGACGGAGCGGCACGCTGA